One region of Myxococcus stipitatus genomic DNA includes:
- a CDS encoding SDR family oxidoreductase, whose amino-acid sequence MSQGHVVVVTGASAGVGRAVVREFARRGARVGLVARDAERLREAAREVEALGGEALVLPCDVSDSQAVEAAAEATERRWGALDVWVNCAMVTVFAPVMETQPDEFRRVMEVTFLGYVHGTQAALRRMRPRDRGTVVQVGSALAFRGIPLQAAYCSAKHAIVGFTESLRSELLHDKSRVHLTVVDLPGMNTPQFDWSRSRMPRQAQPVPPIFQPEVAARAVVWAARHRRRSIRVGMPTVETILGNRLAPWLLDRYLARVGYARQMTRAPRRQRADNLFSPVPGDPGAHGRFDSRARRHSFQTWANLHRGWLAGLAAVGVALAFSSPWPPRSAGRPRA is encoded by the coding sequence ATGAGCCAGGGACACGTGGTGGTGGTGACGGGCGCGTCGGCCGGGGTGGGCCGCGCCGTCGTCCGGGAGTTCGCGCGGAGGGGGGCCCGGGTGGGCCTGGTCGCGCGAGACGCGGAGCGCCTGCGCGAGGCGGCGCGCGAGGTCGAGGCGCTGGGAGGGGAAGCGCTCGTGCTCCCCTGCGACGTGTCGGACAGCCAGGCGGTGGAGGCGGCGGCGGAGGCGACCGAGCGGAGGTGGGGCGCCCTCGACGTCTGGGTCAATTGCGCGATGGTCACCGTCTTCGCCCCGGTGATGGAGACACAGCCGGACGAGTTCCGTCGCGTCATGGAGGTGACGTTCCTGGGCTACGTGCATGGCACCCAGGCGGCGCTGCGGAGGATGCGGCCTCGCGACCGGGGCACGGTGGTGCAGGTGGGCAGCGCGCTCGCGTTCCGCGGCATTCCCCTCCAGGCGGCCTACTGCTCCGCGAAGCACGCCATCGTCGGCTTCACCGAGTCTCTCCGCAGCGAGCTGCTCCACGACAAGAGCCGGGTGCACCTCACCGTCGTGGACCTGCCCGGCATGAACACGCCCCAGTTCGACTGGTCCCGCAGCAGGATGCCCCGGCAGGCGCAGCCCGTCCCCCCCATCTTCCAACCCGAGGTCGCCGCGCGCGCCGTGGTGTGGGCCGCGCGCCACCGCCGCCGCTCCATCCGCGTGGGAATGCCCACCGTGGAGACCATCCTCGGCAACCGGCTGGCGCCCTGGCTCCTGGACCGCTACCTGGCGCGGGTCGGCTACGCGAGACAGATGACCCGGGCGCCACGGAGACAGCGGGCGGACAACCTCTTCTCCCCCGTCCCCGGCGACCCGGGCGCCCATGGGCGCTTCGACTCGCGCGCCAGACGCCACAGCTTCCAGACCTGGGCCAACCTCCACCGGGGCTGGCTCGCCGGGCTCGCCGCGGTGGGCGTGGCGCTGGCGTTCAGCTCCCCATGGCCACCGCGTAGCGCCGGGCGTCCGCGCGCTTGA
- a CDS encoding enolase C-terminal domain-like protein, whose amino-acid sequence MREGSRLGSEAVPITEVRASAYEIPTDAPEADGTFAWSSTTLVVVELSAGGVRGLGYTYSAACAVDLVQRVLSRELQGQDALDIPARGAALLRRMRNLGTGGLGAMALSAVDAALWDVKARLLGLPLARLLGAVRERVPLYGSGGFTSYPLARLEAQLAGWVEQGFTRVKMKVGTHPEDDWMRVRAARRAIGPEASLFVDANGAYTRPQALALAERFAEHDVRWLEEPVSSDDLEGLRHLRDRVPAGMAVAAGEYGDRDLYFRRMLEAGAVDVLQADATRCLGISGFLQAHVLCDAYDVPLSGHCAPALHAHVACAARRLVHLEYFHDHARLEAMLFDGVPRVEQGSLVLDLSRPGLGLELKRADARRYAVAMGS is encoded by the coding sequence ATGCGTGAAGGGAGCAGGCTCGGCTCGGAGGCCGTGCCCATCACGGAGGTCCGGGCTTCGGCCTACGAGATTCCCACGGACGCGCCGGAGGCGGACGGCACCTTCGCCTGGAGCTCCACCACGCTCGTCGTCGTGGAGCTGTCGGCGGGTGGGGTGCGCGGGCTCGGCTACACCTATTCGGCCGCGTGCGCGGTGGACCTCGTCCAGCGCGTGCTCTCGCGAGAGCTCCAGGGGCAGGATGCCCTCGACATCCCCGCGCGAGGGGCCGCGCTGCTGCGTCGCATGCGCAACCTGGGGACAGGAGGGCTGGGGGCCATGGCCCTGTCCGCGGTGGACGCGGCCCTGTGGGACGTGAAGGCGCGGCTGCTGGGGCTGCCCCTGGCGCGGCTGCTGGGGGCGGTGCGCGAGCGTGTCCCCCTCTATGGCAGCGGAGGCTTCACGTCCTATCCGCTGGCGCGGCTCGAGGCGCAGCTGGCGGGCTGGGTGGAGCAGGGCTTCACGCGGGTGAAGATGAAGGTCGGCACCCACCCCGAGGACGATTGGATGCGCGTGCGTGCCGCGCGTCGGGCCATCGGACCCGAGGCCTCGCTCTTCGTCGACGCCAATGGCGCCTATACCCGCCCCCAGGCCCTCGCGCTGGCGGAGCGCTTCGCGGAGCACGACGTCCGCTGGCTGGAGGAGCCCGTCTCCAGCGATGACCTGGAGGGGCTGCGTCACCTCCGGGACCGCGTGCCCGCGGGGATGGCGGTGGCCGCCGGGGAGTATGGCGACCGCGACCTGTACTTCCGGCGGATGCTGGAGGCCGGCGCGGTGGACGTGTTGCAAGCGGACGCCACGCGCTGCCTGGGCATCAGCGGCTTCCTCCAGGCCCATGTCCTGTGCGACGCGTACGACGTGCCCCTGTCGGGGCACTGCGCGCCGGCCCTCCACGCGCACGTGGCCTGCGCGGCGCGGCGACTGGTCCATCTGGAGTACTTCCACGACCACGCGCGGTTGGAGGCGATGCTGTTCGACGGCGTTCCTCGCGTGGAGCAGGGGAGTCTGGTGCTGGACCTGTCGCGTCCGGGGCTCGGGCTGGAGCTCAAGCGCGCGGACGCCCGGCGCTACGCGGTGGCCATGGGGAGCTGA